A single Musa acuminata AAA Group cultivar baxijiao chromosome BXJ2-1, Cavendish_Baxijiao_AAA, whole genome shotgun sequence DNA region contains:
- the LOC135598399 gene encoding shaggy-related protein kinase alpha-like, protein MTSISVVPSMGLRNTSGTIGAVDRLPDEMKDMKIRDDKEAEETVVDGNGTETGHIIVTTIGGRNGQPKQTISYMAERVVGHGSFGIVFQAKCLETGETVAIKKVLQDKRYKNRELQTMRFLDHPNVISMKHCFFSTTTKDDLYLNLVLEYVPETVHHVIKHYNKMNQRMPLLYVKLYMYQICRALAYIHGSIGVCHRDIKPQNLLVNPHTHQLKICDFGSAKVLVKGEPNISYICSRYYRAPELIFGATEYTTAIDIWSAGCVLAELMLGQPLFPGESGVDQLVEIIKVLGTPTREEIKCMNPNYNEFKFPQIKVHPWHKIFHKQMPLEAVDLVSRLLQYSPSLRCTALEALIHPFFDELRNQSTRLPNGRFLPPLFNFKPHELKGVPTEMVAKLIPEHARKQCVGLGSQAG, encoded by the exons ATGACTTCAATTAGTGTGGTGCCCTCGATGGGGCTAAGAAACACCAGTGGAACAATTGGTGCTGTGGACAGGTTGCCAGATGAGATGAAAGACATGAAAATAAGGGATGATAAG GAAGCTGAAGAAACAGTGGTTGATGGGAATGGCACAGAAACTGGTCATATTATTGTTACAACAATTGGAGGTAGAAATGGTCAGCCAAAACAG ACCATAAGCTATATGGCTGAGCGTGTTGTTGGACATGGCTCATTTGGTATAGTATTCCAG GCTAAATGTCTTGAGACTGGTGAAACAGTAGCCATAAAGAAGGTTCTGCAAGACAAGAGGTATAAAAACCGTGAATTGCAGACCATGCGCTTTCTTGACCATCCAAATGTCATTTCTATGAAGCATTGTTTTTTCTCAACTACTACGAAGGATGACCTGTACCTGAACTTGGTACTTGAGTATGTTCCAGAGACGGTTCATCATGTTATCAAACACTACAACAAGATGAACCAACGAATGCCTCTACTATATGTGAAACTATACATGTACCAG ATCTGTAGAGCGTTGGCCTATATTCATGGCAGCATTGGAGTATGCCATAGAGACATAAAGCCCCAGAATCTTCTG GTCAACCCACACACTCACCAGCTAAAAATATGTGACTTCGGGAGTGCGAAAGTCTtg GTAAAAGGAGaaccaaatatttcatatatatgtTCCAGATATTATAGGGCTCCTGAGCTTATATTTGGGGCTACTGAGTATACTACGGCAATCGACATCTGGTCTGCTGGGTGTGTTCTTGCAGAACTTATGCTAGGACAG CCTCTCTTTCCAGGAGAAAGCGGAGTTGACCAACTTGTTGAAATAATAAAG GTTCTAGGTACACCCACAAGGGAAGAAATTAAATGCATGAACCCAAATTACAATGAATTCAAATTCCCACAGATAAAGGTTCATCCTTGGCACAAG ATATTCCATAAACAAATGCCTCTTGAAGCTGTGGATCTTGTCTCTAGGCTTTTGCAATACTCCCCAAGCTTGCGATGCACTGCG TTGGAAGCATTAATTCATCCATTCTTTGATGAGCTTCGAAATCAAAGTACCCGCTTACCCAATGGTCGCTTTTTGCCCCCTCTCTTTAATTTCAAGCCTCATG AGTTGAAGGGTGTGCCAACCGAGATGGTCGCAAAGTTGATTCCAGAGCATGCAAGAAAGCAATGTGTCGGTTTAGGATCACAAGCTGGCTGA
- the LOC103987219 gene encoding uncharacterized protein LOC103987219, translating to MEKRVPKDGFVYRVSTSGELEELQRTGATLGGSLDRRTGCIHLSDLDQVRMVLNNFFRGREDLYLLQIDAAKLGEELIYEAAEDTYFPHFYGPDRSFRPLSLDVVSKAEKLELKNAEFTCSLLDQA from the exons ATGGAGAAGAGAGTCCCCAAAGACGGGTTCGTCTACAGAGTGAGCACCTCGGGAGAATTGGAGGAGCTGCAGAGGACGGGCGCCACTCTGGGCGGAAGTCTCGACCGAAGAACTGGATGTATTCACCTCAGTGACCTTGATCAG GTGAGGATGGTTCTGAACAACTTTTTCCGCGGTAGGGAGGACCTTTACTTACTCCAAATCGACGCGGCCAAG CTTGGTGAGGAGTTAATATATGAAGCTGCTGAGGACACCTACTTTCCACATTTCTATGGCCCAGATCGGAGCTTTAGGCCGCTTTCTTTAGATGTTGTCTCCAAGGCGGAGAAGCTGGAACTGAAAAATGCTGAATTCACTTGCAGTCTTCTGGACCAGGCATGA